Within Oncorhynchus keta strain PuntledgeMale-10-30-2019 chromosome 30, Oket_V2, whole genome shotgun sequence, the genomic segment CCAACCCCAGTTCACAGAGGGGGGCCATGTGAGCAGTTTCAGTTCTACCAATTATGATGTATAAGGGAAGCAACGGAACAGCCTACTAAATCACCAGCTAGGATGGAAATGGAAGTCGTGTGGAGCAGCGCAGAGGGAATTTTCTATACCCCATTGTTGTGCAGTAATTAAGCACTGTGGATAAGCAATCTCAGAAGGGGGTCCAATAATGCAAGGGGGAAATGTTGTGTTTGCAAGGCAAGAGAACTGGAAAGACTTGACATGCCATATTGGGCGATGAGGGAGTGACTAGGGAAGCCAGGCTTGAGCACGAATTTGACACTAAAGAGATTTTcggtgtgtgcatctgtgtggatatacagtggggcaaaaaagtatttagccagccaccaattgtgcaagttctcccacttaaaaagatgagagaggcctgtaattttcatcatgggtacacttcaactatgacagtaggattttttatgaatttatttgcaaattatcgtggcccctcattttgtctgtcatagttgaaatgtacctatgatgaaaattacaggcctctctcaccttttaagtgggggaacttgcacaattggtggctgactaaagaCTTTTTTTCCCCACACAAGCAATTAATTTGAAATTCTACTTTGTGTAAAATGACCGGGATGTACCTACCTATGAGATTGATTTATTCAAACAAGCACACAGATGGTATATaatgctgtgctgtgctgtactgtaagtCCATGGGAGGAATACAAAACATGCAGCAGCATTGAGGACATGCATAAGAGTGTGAATAACAATGTAATGTCATTACTATCTTAAGTGCCCTCTGTGCAGGATAGCATGATGATTTCACCCACGCCCCTGTTGAGCATGCAATGTGCAATAATATTAGATGTTTGGTCACTTTTATGCTCAACTGATAATGACAGAAAGTCGTTTTTTTTTTGCAACAGGCTCTGGAATATACCTGCACGCAATCTGTTTAGAGGACTGAAGAGAGTGTCTGTCTATTGTACTGCATCTTGATTGTTCAAAGTTTGCAGTATTGCAAATCTTTAtttacatttaatacattttcaccTGCACAACACAGAAGGCACAAAATAACACAGAATGTGTGACATATAATACAACATTTACAGAATAAATAATTTCATCTACATTGGTAAAAAATAAAGTTGACGTGAAACATTTTCAGAGTTGAACGGGGTTGCTTACTCGATCAGAATGACAAAGTGAACGCGTATATCTTGAACATTTATCATGCTGAGAGAAACTGGTCGGTTTTGATTTGTAAAAACGACACTCAATCAAAAAGGTTCTCATTACACATCAGTAGTTGTGTCCCCTTCAGTAGCAAGGAAGGAACGACGATGAACAGAAACGGTTGTTGGAACAGTAAGTTGATTGTCATGCACCATCTTTCAAATGGCATTTGATTAGTgcaatgcattttttttttctttacagACACAAGATATGATTTCTATATGTACTGGGACTTTTACGTGCTATGTTTTGAGAAAATGGATTTGTTTAAACACGTTCCCACTGGTTGGAATACAAAATGTGATATTGAAATAATGCAAGGGCTAAATCTAATGAACGACAGGACTAATGTGCACTCCATCATTGCGACCCAGAATACATGTTGGCATTTTGTTAAGTCTACGGCACATTGAGCATGCTGATTATGGCATATGATTGAAACAGCCTGACAGAGTTGATGCAAAACATTGAGGCCTGCCAAAGATCTAAGCTgaactggtaaaaaaaaaattaccCCCGCTGTACCTATTTGCCTTCCCGATAATTACATTTGGGCAAGATATCTGTTATATCAGCAACTTCAAGTGCGGTCTATCTATaggaaaacaaaataacaaaaaaatagataattatacagtacattctgtGCTACAAATGACTTGTGTGTCCAAGACCGCTGTGGGATatgtactgtaggtcttagaCTGTGAAAATATAAGATGGCAGTTTTGGACAAGGCACTTCTCGAGTTGAATATAAAACCATTAATTGTATTATTATATCAGTTAAATGCAGTTTGATGCTCCAGAACCTCCAAATAATCTGGCTCGGTGTGTAGGTTAGCTTTGAGTTCAAAGTACTCATTTTTAGTTTGTTCCACCATGACCTTCCGCGGTCTCGACAACATAATAGTCTCCATTAATTTCAGTTCCTCGTGGTGTCCTGATCCTGGGACCGGCACTTCTACCGTTGGTTGCAGCTGGGACATGTTTTTCCTGAGGTATTCAGTAATTCCGAGCTGCTGCAGCTCcctaaccctctccctctctagtaTGTTTTTATAGAGGGAGCTCGCATCGCCGAGTGTTACGAACTCAGTTGGGCAGTCTGACATCACAGCTCTGAACTTCAAATTAGAGCCTGTGAGAGGGGAGGTATTCTCTGTCTCCATGATGCTACGACAGATGTGCTTTGGTTCGTCCAGTACATTGAGATCAGTCTCATATTCTTTATGCTGAGTGCAGTAGGTGGGGTTGCGGCAGAGCTGGACGATGGGGCTGTGTGAGCGCTCGTCGTATACGGTGCTTCCGGTCCTCTGCGCCAGTGTGTGGTGGGTGGTTTTCTGGCCGTACATGCTGTATTGCAGGTGGATGGGGCTGCTGCTCTCCCGCGGCTGCTCCTCCGCCTGTTTCTTCTTCACCCTCCTTCGCCGTCTGTGCACGAGGAAAACCACGATCCCCGCCGAACAGAAGATGACCATGAGGAAGATGACGAGCAAGCTAAGGATCAGAACGGAGAGTGGAACTGAGTCTGTGATGGAGCTGAAGAAACCGCTCCTAGCGCCGTCAGTTGCCACTGTGGTTGTCACGCTCTCGTCCTCGCCCGTGGGCAAGGAGTAGGTCACTAGGCCGGGGCACAGCAACTCATTTCTGAGGGCTCTCAGCTCAGCCTTCGCCACTTTTCTCGGTGTGTGACACAAAATGGAACCTATGACTGTGTCCTTCCTCAGCTTCTCAACCCACTGTTTGAGACTGACTAAGTCACAGCTGCAGTCCCAGGGGTTGTCCTCTAAATAAATCTGCTCTAAAGAGTCAAGCTGGTCCAGCACGTTGCTAACAGGCAGGTGCATGAGCAGATTTTTTCTCAGGTTCAGTTTTGTGAGGGGCACATTGCGAAATATCTgcaatgggagactagtcagcagATTGTTATTCAAAGACAAGAGTTTGAGATTAGACAAAGGATTAAAAGCACCTGGAACAATTTCTTTGATAATGTTATATTCCAAATATAGGTATTCAAGGTTGTGGAGTCCAATGAACATGGTCGCGGAAAGGGTTTCAATTCTGTTGCCGTTGAGATAAAGTTTTTTCAAATTGCTTAAGCTGAGAAAAGTTTCATTGTCAATGTAATCGATTCGATTGTTGGCTAAATTCAATAACTCCAAACCGTCATATGTGACAAAGTCATATTTCAACAGTCTCTGAATCATATTTCCTGTAAGCACCAGCTTGGTGGGGGTTTGCTCAAGTATTCCAATATCTGAAATCCGTTGCAGTCCTCTGTCCTGACAATGCATTAAAAACCCAGCCACCGGGTGATTGTGACAAGAACAGTGCTCCACACAAGGACTCGCTGGAACATAAGCAGGTGTCGGAACCTTTGCGTCGTCCTTGGCGGCCTCCAACTTCGGATTCTCTGCCACTTTGGAAGACGGAGTGACCACCATGTCCAGTGACTTGGAAGGCTCCTCTAAGTTGATATCGGCGTGAGAAGGGCAGAGAACATCCCGTTTGATTTTGGCCAGGATGGTGCCCCTGAGGTGATGGGGGCTGCTGCAGACCACCTCCCCAATGGCCGACTGGGCCCGCATGTTCTCCATCCAGATCTTCAGGTGAAGGATCTCACAATCGCACATCCAGTCGTTGTCCTCCAGAAGAAGCTCCATGATCCGCCCAATGTGCTCCAGGAAGCCAACGTAAGGCAGGGTCTGTAACTGGTTCCCCCGCAGGTCCAAGTGGGTGAGTGGAACAAACCGGAAAATATTGGTGGGAAGAAACTCGATGGCGTTGTCGTTGAGGATCAGAACTTTGAGGCGGATGAGTTTGCTGAATGCTCCCGGCTCAACCACGCGGATGAAGTTTGTGTCCGCCTGGAGAAACTCCAAATTTACCAAGCCGTGAAAAGTGTCTTCCTTCAACATGACCAGGAAATTACTGTTGATGTGGAGCTTCTTCAAGGAGCCCAGTGCACTAAAGACGCCAGGTTCAAGCTCTTGTATGCTATTAGCCCCGAGATGAAGTGAAACGGCATTCTTTAAATCTTCCAAGTCTTCTGCCTGCAACTCCACCAAGTCATTTTTGTACAGATTGAGGTGGAAAGGTAGAGCTGATGGCACTTTGATTTGGGAGATCTTGCTGATATTTCTCTCCTCACAGTTAAGATACAGGATGCCATCTTTTTCTTCACAAGAACACAATGAGTCACAGGATTCAGCCAGAAATGCCTTGGAGGGCTGGATGTCTTGGAAACACGCAGCAGTGAAAAATGAGCAAAGGAAAACGATGCAGGGTAGCATTTTCTGTCCGTTGTATCTGCAacacagaaagagggagggagggagggagggagggagggagggagggagggagggagggagggagggggagggagggggagggagggagggagggagggagggagggagggagggagggaggagatgttaCCAGAATGTAATGGAATTGGAGTACAACATAAAATCATAGGTTAAATCAATAATCACAAGTatttgtttatatattttttctataAGTATCTTTACTTTGATTAGATTATCAATCCCTTCAGACACCAATTATAGAAATACATTCACCCATTCCTTCTGAACTGTGCATCCACTTTTAATCCTGGATTATAAGGTCAATGCAATTCTCACAGTATAGAAATGAACTTGAAACTGAATACACAATGAACTTCAAATGAATCATGCATTGAATGCAATAAAATACAATTGCCTTTATTAATGTATCAAATGCATGAAGGGAGCATACAGTTAATGTGAGGAAGCAATGTGAGGAATTCATATTCTTTAAAACATGCATGGCCTAGAGAACATTGGAATGTTGTTTACATGGCCACAATACCTCATATACAAGGTACTGTAGAAAACTTCATCTGTTTAAATAATACACTTGGGCATGGCCTAGAATGGATTTGACCCATGTTTTTAACTAAAGAACAGGAAGCgtcaataaaatacattttttcacCCTCAAATGAGCAAACATGTATTTTCTTCTTCGAAATCTCTCACACAGCAATGTGTGATCATCACACGAAGCGGTGCTCTTTCATTGATTCTCCCTAGATACCGAACTAGCTTGATACTGTAGGTTGGGTGTATTGTGCGGTATGACAGGCCTCACTGTTGGATGACAGCTCTGCACTGCATTGGTGGAAGAAAATAAGTAAACTGATCGAAGACTGAATGCTTTCTCACTAAATGCTttatgtgggtgggtgggtgggtgggtggggggtagagttcaaaataaaaacacaataaaaaatgaaaatatataCTATTGAAAGGTGACTGGGTGTATTATACAATGGATGACAACAGGGTGATGATAGTGGATAAAACAGCCCTGCATCTATTTTCAGAATCAAATGTGTGTAGCTTGTGGCGAAGCGACTACACAGAGCCATTGGAGGCCAGTGAAGCCTTATAATGCCTTCTCGTGCACGTAAGCAAAGGCCAACTCATCACCAAGCAGTTACTGTGCTAGTAGGCGGTCATAAAACAATTACTGGGAAAAAGGTGCATTCTGAACGAAAGAAAAAGAGCGCGAAACCTCGGAAATAAAACGTCCCCTGCGGCCCTTGTAATATACACAATGAACCTGGTCCATATATCGCCAGACAAATAGATCATTCACACTGTTTGCTCGGTGTGCTTCATATTGCTCTCAAGTGCAATCTGTTTGGCAGAGTGCTCGCGCCAAAATGGGGGATCCTGCTTGATGGTTCCATCGCACCCTTATTCTGCATCACTGATGGTCTATTAACATAACCGCGGCAGGTAAGCTTAGTGGTTAAGGATGTTGGGCTAGTAACCTTACGGTTGCAGGTTCGAATCCCTGCAGCTGACTAGGTGAAATATCTGCCGACGTGTCCTTGAACAAGGCACGTCGCAgtagataagagtgtctgctaaatgactcaaatgtaaatgtcacAGTGGTGCGGAATGTTCACAATGTAGTATATCAACCCTGTTATTAAGTCATAGCTTTCAGATAATGCCGTTTGACAtcattttttgtccatttcaaTTGATTTGCGGTGACCGATGATCTTAATACTTCTCCTCTGCCTGAGCAGAGCAGGTTACATTGCTCTGATATAGCGTTGTTGACTCATCCTCCGTAAAAGGGGAATGACATATATGCTAAAGTGTCAATCATTATCTCACATAGCTGCTCTTTTCTGCCTCTAAGCATTGCAGACGCAGGATACAAACgctactgctacttctactgtTACTTCTACCACCACCAGCAACACTAACAAGACTACTATTGTATtcactaagtgtacaaaacatgctctttccatgaccgaCTGACCCGGTGAATCCaggggaaagctatgatcccttattgatgtcacctgttaaatccactccaatcagtgtagatgaaggggaggagacgggctaaataatgttttttaagccttgagacaattgagacatggattgtggagTGCCTTTGAACCGAgtatggtagtatgtgccaggcgcaccggtttgagtgtcaagaactgcagcgctgctTGGTATTTCACGCTCAactgtttcccgtgtgtatcaagaatggtccacctcccaaaggatatccagccaacatgacacaactgtgggaagcattggagtcaacatgggccagcatccctgtggaacgctttcaatacCTTggagagtccatgccccaatgaattgaggctgttctgagggcaaaagggtgtgcaattcaatattaggaaggtgttcctactGTTTTGTCCACTCACTGTATAATTATGGGTGGATATGTAAAGCTTCAGTATTTTACATAATGGAATGGCCAAGATGTGTCTTCATCACTATCAACAGAGGCTTTGACTTTTACAGAAATATACCCAATATATTCCACATTTTGGCATTTCTTCCAGAGCAGGTGGTCTTCTACAGCAATGTCATCCATTATACAACCAAACCCTGATGCCCCCCCACAGCATTGATAACGGACACACAGCGGATGAGCGATAGCAGGCGTCCATGATGTTACATCACGTCAGCTGCGAACCCAGCTCCACTCAGGCGGTCAATCttacagcgcacacacacacacacacacacacacacacacacacacacacacacacacacacacacacacacacacacacacacacacacacacacacacacacacacacgatccccCGACGAGATAGCTGTAATTGGTGCCTGATTGACTAAACACCACCGTGCACACGGCTTGCCACAATAAACAATGCAGCACATATCTTCACATTGCGCTCAGCTGGTGGGCCCCTCCTCGTTGATAGCTAGCATATGCGAGATAAGCTAATAATAGCAGCGCGACAGGGGGGCACCCAGCTCCCCTGGTAAAGACGATTTAGCAGGCGTGCATTTCAAATGGTCTGTTTAACTAATTTGGTGCAATTGTCTTTCACAAGGATTATCAGTCAGATGTACCAAGTGACTTGAAATATGTTTTGCAAGAAAGATATCTGCAGATGTGCAAATTACTGTCACAATAAAGGCACTTGGCTCTGCAGTAATGTAAAACACTGCAGAATCTGGTCTAAAGGAATACCCCTCCCGTACTCCATAGTTAGACCAGAAATGTATTATTATTCTGTTTTAAAGGAGACTTTGGATGAGGCCATTTGAGAATATCACAAACACTGACAGAAGCCGTCATTGGGTTATAGAAGGCTTGTTGAAGAGTTGTCTTTACTCAATTCATTAAAGGTAAAAGGAAGAGAATCTTCCATAATATCACTGAGCTGCATGACCAAAACCACAGACATGCCCAAACCTGGGAGATCTTGTAAAACTAGCCAACTTTAAATGACTCATGATAAATAACTTTGGCAAGTGACTATTTTTCCTCGCCACACAGAGTGGTGACAGTAAAAGTCTCAAAAAACCAAATCTTGTTTTCTACAGAAGCATCATCCAAAATGACGTGATGTTGAAATATCCTAACGCAGCCTAGTCGTTGGTCTCCTTTTAATCTGTGTAGATCCATTACACAAGCCAAGATTAGAACGCTTACACCCAACCCAAAACAAAATGACATTTTCAAGTCACGTACACCAACTTGACAGTTTCAAATCAACACCATGATTCAAATGGCCCCTCTGGATAGATAAGTGCTGTTAGTATATGTGTATAAGAGCTGTTGTGTATTTCTGCATGGTGTATGGTATTGGCATTTGTGTATTGGcatacacactgagtggacaacgcattaaggacacctgctctttccatgacatagctttcacctggattcacctggtccgtcggtgatctcttattgatggcacttgttaaatccacttcaaaatcagtggagatgaagtggaggagacaggtttaagGACGTTTAATACTTGGATtgcgtatgtgtgccattcagagggcgaatgggcaagacaaaagatttaagtgcctttgaacagatatggtagtaggtgccaagcgttggcgtcaacacgggccagcatccccgtggaacgctttcgacaccttgtagagtccatgccccgacgcaTGTAGGTGGTTttaagggcaaaagggggtgcaactttatattaggaaggtgttcctaatgtttggtatactcagtgtatgttcaCCATAAGACAACATGACCTCAAATTGCATATTTAGTTCTATTATGGAGACATtatctcgtcccgtgttttatgattctaTTATGGAGACATAGTGTTGAAAGATAAGGCCCACAGTGTCTCTACACAGAAGTAGCTTAGCCAGCAGATTGGAGGCTAGACTAGAGGTTGTTACTGCAGCACACCGGATGCTACGCTCATGGCTGAAGGACTCTAAGggagacaagacagagagcaaCTCAACTTGAGAGCCATGAGAGCAAATGAGGAGCTTCTGCACACCGTATCGTGTGCACGAATATGAACCCGGTAGAGGACCTCTGCACAATATTCCCAGGCCAATTAATGGAAGGACAGTTCGCTATTCCAGTGTATTGGAAGTGATGTGCCTGCCCTACAGGGAAACCACTACTCCCACATACATCTATAGAGACGTCACCATGGTCCTCAGTCCCACAGTCCAAGGATGATAATTACATTCGCCCACTCAAGACAGACGAAAGGTCACTCACTCTCTGTTCATCTATTTCATaagttgtgcatgtgtgtgtgtgtgtgtgtttgtttcctgttcttgggggggggacacacacaAACTCTACTGTCTGGGAACCATCATTAAAGCATTAACAATACCCCTGTTCTGAAATAAGACAACTAAACAATGTTGTGGATGTGCCTTGATTTGCATTATTTCCTCCATTATTTAATACTCAATGACTTGCCTAACCAGGAATACAGTTAGTGGGTGTTCACGGGTGATTAGTCCAAATGGGAATTTACATGATCCTACCAGAGCAGGAATACAATGTAGCACAATAACCATATATTGTAACCACGTTCTTCATGTTTTAAGCTagatttaaaggcacagtgagTGCATTTCATGTGATGACCAACTCAACTCGGTCATCCTTTAGCTCAAAGAACGTGCACTTAAA encodes:
- the LOC118363799 gene encoding SLIT and NTRK-like protein 6, translating into MPRILTSPHGSTSLSQASFGLATVFLTLHKGYNGQKMLPCIVFLCSFFTAACFQDIQPSKAFLAESCDSLCSCEEKDGILYLNCEERNISKISQIKVPSALPFHLNLYKNDLVELQAEDLEDLKNAVSLHLGANSIQELEPGVFSALGSLKKLHINSNFLVMLKEDTFHGLVNLEFLQADTNFIRVVEPGAFSKLIRLKVLILNDNAIEFLPTNIFRFVPLTHLDLRGNQLQTLPYVGFLEHIGRIMELLLEDNDWMCDCEILHLKIWMENMRAQSAIGEVVCSSPHHLRGTILAKIKRDVLCPSHADINLEEPSKSLDMVVTPSSKVAENPKLEAAKDDAKVPTPAYVPASPCVEHCSCHNHPVAGFLMHCQDRGLQRISDIGILEQTPTKLVLTGNMIQRLLKYDFVTYDGLELLNLANNRIDYIDNETFLSLSNLKKLYLNGNRIETLSATMFIGLHNLEYLYLEYNIIKEIVPGAFNPLSNLKLLSLNNNLLTSLPLQIFRNVPLTKLNLRKNLLMHLPVSNVLDQLDSLEQIYLEDNPWDCSCDLVSLKQWVEKLRKDTVIGSILCHTPRKVAKAELRALRNELLCPGLVTYSLPTGEDESVTTTVATDGARSGFFSSITDSVPLSVLILSLLVIFLMVIFCSAGIVVFLVHRRRRRVKKKQAEEQPRESSSPIHLQYSMYGQKTTHHTLAQRTGSTVYDERSHSPIVQLCRNPTYCTQHKEYETDLNVLDEPKHICRSIMETENTSPLTGSNLKFRAVMSDCPTEFVTLGDASSLYKNILERERVRELQQLGITEYLRKNMSQLQPTVEVPVPGSGHHEELKLMETIMLSRPRKVMVEQTKNEYFELKANLHTEPDYLEVLEHQTAFN